The Oncorhynchus clarkii lewisi isolate Uvic-CL-2024 chromosome 29, UVic_Ocla_1.0, whole genome shotgun sequence genome contains a region encoding:
- the LOC139388755 gene encoding rho GTPase-activating protein 31-like, whose protein sequence is MKNKGAKQRSKKKGCDNAFDCDLTEHLQNSGKDVPQVLRTCAEFIEKHGVVDGIYRLSGVTSNIQRLRQEFCSELCPDLTKEVYLQDIHCVGSLCKLYFRELPNPLLTYELYKKFTDAVSVQEDHERLQHIQDVIKELPLPHFRTLEYLTKHLAHLATLSPQTNMHTRNLALVWAPNLLRSKDIEIASCNGDMAFQEVRVQQTVVEFILNHTEQIFNHAAAPIKMKEGPSLMCGEKYATLPISGQGGPMKLMSLEEAQARSLNPNHPARKEQQRDNSLPDTSAATLYHTAIDISDTKGKVSGKSKKWKFIFNLGKSVTDSKGRLSRNGSVFMKAQNITEKAAIRPARSMDSLCSLQADDDKVGNFSSAGGANGFFAPGIKSRTLESGTLHDVSEQDQRREFEMKRLSEATGGSSPNMKRRGSPSVSPPQQKALPEQLKVFKGDDDLSSCQPSSPKNRRMLCSGSTHSSASRPSFPGSLFPESSPRHQRKALNISEPFAVSVPLRVSAVISSNSTPCRAQGKERPAAAALKPSRETSQSEQSDSSGSSSYREHPLGESSVVSESSIYSNSSSTPVEKEERPAERGREEADFKGVTEVSRSEGEVNNVQGKVGVSDLRQSSTPTTREEDQEKLQIPGKQLDNPPAPQYEPKELTQLEMGSLPIKEELWSDLHLELKITEPEIDIMDEEFMPVFCSTKKTCEDVKEMPDAPAKRRSSLPTHSLLYKGQPLMPTRPALTYHGADTVAHSARKHSSDTQFPNDKMLHFTVGTDIKNTLLHAADSTDKTKKKLHTSSKSKLPETDKPTFVKPRPVVTHLAEPSLHSTQQSQVTKSLQPGDVVTDIGTSVAEKGKEPSGKSKSQDGVKGVFHDNGKNALSVVMGGIERLSICLEERAHHTLGLPHQDDEDGCGGHSELEDLEEEPWEEVFRFTKQWVTSPLHSPTLKDLFGKLDVSSSCSAGEGLSSKELNVPPLSRDDNSTNGSCPFRSIEVFPGKRSQACSSKTETKITHLLPLPSKTTLVGDDATRTQRGNSCTAKQKNTSSSQRFHRQTSSEASHSGKIEQNSFSKHRPYSLNLDLGHRRIRDISNQQNLESAELSSIQRGAVTLSETKSNGLSQELELFLSHRQAPVRRNSAPVSVSSVRTAFMVKTCQAKAVPVIPPKVQYSHIPHPRQDKGSGAGKGPEKEFTKTRGDKLDPVPLLPSMRDLKEELENKEPVPKSQIRQPIAEKCTETNKTTPTSDPPVLRRKRSSNAEAFSDCPRPERSTVLQRPSFRNRQRPQSLILFSPPFPIMDHPPLGDDAKLILSPIRRPTETSTLDVFSKKMAENLRTPEGVTLRNKMTIPKSGQRLETSTSCFYQPQRRSMIFDSRNHRQIE, encoded by the exons ATGAAGAATAAAGGAGCCAAGCAGAGGTCCAAAAAGAAAGGATGTGACAATGCATTTGACTGTGACTTGACAGAACATCTACAGAATTCAGGAAAAGACG TTCCTCAAGTTTTAAGGACATGTGCAGAGTTCATTGAGAAACATGGTGTTGTGGATGGAATATACAGGCTCTCGGGAGTCACCTCAAATATCCAGCGACTAAG ACAGGAATTTTGCTCTGAGTTGTGCCCTGACCTCACAAAGGAGGTGTACCTCCAGGACATCCACTGTGTGGGCTCCTTGTGCAAGCTGTACTTCAGGGAGCTACCCAATCCCCTGCTCACTTATGAGCTTTACAAGAAATTCACT GACGCCGTCTCAGTCCAGGAGGATCATGAAAGGCTACAACATATCCAGGACGTCATTAAAGAGCTACCACTCCCCCACTTTAG GACTCTGGAATATCTTACCAAGCATTTGGCCCACCTGGCCACCTTAAGTCCCCAGACTAACATGCACACCCGCAACCTGGCCTTGGTATGGGCTCCAAACCTATTGCG CTCGAAAGATATTGAAATTGCATCCTGCAATGGGGACATGGCTTTCCAGGAGGTGCGGGTTCAGCAGACTGTGGTTGAGTTCATTTTAAATCACACTGAGCAGATCTTCAACCACGCAGCTGCACCAATAAAAATGAAAGAAG GACCCAGTTTGATGTGTGGGGAGAAGTATGCCACTCTTCCTATCAGTGGCCAAGGTGGGCCAATGAAGCTGATGAGCCTAGAGGAGGCCCAGGCCCGCTCCCTGAACCCTAACCACCCAGCACGGAAAGAACAACAACGGGACAACAGTCTACCTGACACCAGCGCtgccacactataccataccgcCATAGACATATCGGATACCAA AGGAAAGGTTTCTGGGAAATCAAAGAAGTGGAAGTTCATCTTCAACCTGGGCAAGTCTGTGACGGACTCTAAGGGAAGACTGAGCCGGAATGGGAGTGTGTTCATGAAAGCACAGAACATCACAG AAAAGGCAGCTATCCGACCAGCGAGAAGCATGGACTCTTTGTGCTCTCTGCAGGCAG ATGATGACAAGGTAGGAAATTTCAGCTCAGCAGGCGGGGCCAACGGTTTCTTTGCGCCCGGCATAAAATCCAGAACACTTGAATCTGGCACGCTCCATGATGTCAGTGAACAGGACCAGAGGCGGGAGTTTGAGATGAAGAGATTGAGCGAGGCCACAGGTGGCAGCAGCCCTAATATGAAGAGAAGGGGCTCTCCAAGTGTCTCACCACCACAGCAGAAGGCTCTACCCGAACAACTGAAGGTTTTCAAAGGCGATGATGACCTCAGCAGCTGCCAGCCCAGTTCCCCTAAGAACAGGAGGATGCTATGTTCTGGCTCCACCCACAGCAGTGCATCCAGGCCCTCCTTCCCTGGAAGTCTCTTTCCAGAGTCCTCCCCCAGGCATCAGCGCAAGGCTCTCAACATATCAGAGCCCTTTGCTGTATCTGTGCCCCTGAGGGTGTCTGCAGTCATCAGCTCCAACAGCACTCCCTGCAGGGCACAAGGGAAGGAGAGGCCTGCTGCAGCTGCTCTGAAACCAAGCAGAGAGACCTCCCAGTCAGAGCAGAGTGACAGTAGTGGCAGCTCAAGTTACAGAGAGCACCCCCTTGGAGAGAGCAGTGTTGTGAGTGAGAGCAGTATCTACAGTAACAGCAGCTCAACCCCagtggaaaaggaggagagaccagcagagaggggcagagaggaggcagattTCAAAGGGGTGACAGAAG TTTCAAGAAGTGAAGGAGAGGTGAACAATGTTCAAGGGAAGGTGGGAGTATCTGACCTGAGACAGTCTTCCACTCCCACCACAAGAGAGGAAGATCAAGAGAAACTGCAAATTCCTGGGAAACAACTGGACAACCCGCCAGCACCACAGTATGAGCCAAAAGAACTGACACAACTG GAAATGGGATCTTTACCTATCAAGGAAGAGCTGTGGTCTGACCTCCATCTTGAGCTGAAAATTACTGAGCCTGAGATTGACATTATGGACGAGGAGTTTATGCCTGTTTTCTGTTCCACTAAGAAAACTTGTGAGGATGTCAAGGAAATGCCAGATGCTCCAGCAAAAAGAAGAAGCAGCCTTCCAACTCACTCATTATTATATAAGGGACAGCCTTTGATGCCCACCAGGCCTGCACTGACCTATCACGGTGCTGACACTGTAGCACATTCAGCAAGAAAGCACTCCTCAGACACACAATTTCCAAATGACAAAATGTTACATTTCACGGTTGGCACAGATATAAAAAATACACTTCTACACGCTGCGGATTCAAcagataaaacaaaaaaaaaactacacACTTCCTCAAAATCTAAGCTCCCAGAAACCGATAAACCCACTTTTGTCAAGCCACGGCCTGTGGTTACTCACCTCGCAGAGCCAAGTTTACATTCTACTCAACAAAGCCAGGTCACAAAAAGTTTGCAGCCAGGGGATGTCGTAACAGACATAGGCACGTCTGTAGCAGAGAAAGGAAAAGAGCCATCGGGGAAAAGTAAAAGTCAAGATGGGGTCAAAGGGGTTTTCCATGACAATGGAAAGAATGCTTTGTCAGTTGTCATGGGAGGCATTGAGAGGCTTTCAATATGTTTGGAAGAAAGAGCCCACCACACCTTGGGGCTACCACACCAAGACGATGAGGATGGATGTGGAGGACACTCCGAGTTGGAGGACTTGGAGGAGGAACCTTGGGAGGAGGTCTTCCGCTTCACCAAACAgtgggtgaccagtcctctccaTTCACCCACACTTAAGGATTTGTTTGGAAAACTAGATGTGTCGTCGTCTTGTTCTGCAGGAGAAGGTTTGAGCTCCAAAGAACTAAATGTTCCTCCTCTATCTAGAGATGACAATTCAACAAATGGATCATGTCCTTTTAGGAGCATAGAAGTGTTCCCAGGAAAGAGGTCCCAGGCATGCAGCAGCAAAACAGAGACCAAAATCACACATCTACTTCCCTTACCCTCCAAAACCACCCTGGTTGGTGATGATGCAACGAGAACACAAAGAGGAAACAGCTGCACAGccaaacagaaaaacacctcctcctcccagaGGTTTCACAGACAGACGTCTTCTGAAGCATCTCATTCAGGAAAAATAGAGCAGAACAGCTTTTCCAAACACAGGCCCTACTCACTCAATTTGGATTTAGGACATCGACGCATCAGAGACATTTCCAATCAGCAAAACCTTGAATCAGCTGAGTTGTCCTCCATTCAGAGAGGGGCAGTGACACTGTCTGAGACCAAATCGAACGGCCTGTCCCAGGAACTGGAGCTGTTCCTGAGCCATCGACAGGCCCCTGTGCGCCGGAACTCGGCCCCCGTCAGTGTGTCGTCTGTCAGGACGGCCTTCATGGTAAAAACGTGTCAGGCCAAAGCCGTGCCTGTCATCCCCCCCAAGGTGCAGTACAGCCACATACCTCATCCCAGGCAAGACAAGGGCTCTGGTGCAGGAAAGGGACCAGAGAAAGAATTCACAAAAACCAGGGGAGATAAACTAGATCCTGTACCTCTTCTTCCCTCTATGAGGGATCTAAAGGAGGAGTTGGAGAATAAGGAGCCAGTGCCCAAATCCCAGATAAGGCAGCCTATTGCAGAGAAATGTACAGAGACTAATAAAACTACACCTACTTCAGACCCACCGGTGCTAAGAAGGAAACGCTCTTCCAATGCAGAGGCCTTTTCTGATTGTCCAAGACCTGAAAGGTCTACGGTTCTACAAAGGCCATCCTTTAGGAACCGCCAGAGACCACAGAGCCTCATCTTGTTCAGTCCACCCTTTCCCATCATGGATCACCCACCACTGGGGGATGATGCCAAGCTCATCCTCTCGCCCATCAGACGTCCAACTGAAACATCAACACTTGATGTCTTTTCCAAAAAGATGGCAGAGAACCTCAGGACCCCAGAGGGGGTGACCCTGCGGAACAAAATGACAATACCCAAGAGTGGACAGAGACTGGAGACCTCGACCAGCTGCTTTTATCAGCCACAGAGGAGGTCCATGATATTTGACAGCAGAAACCACAGGCAGATTGAATGA